The genomic region TCAGTGCTGGTATAGTGCCTGTCTAGCTAATGGTCCAGCATAGTCATGCTGCTCTCAAGCAGAGATGGTAAACCAGCATGGTCTTTCTGGTGAAGGTGGTTAAAgctgcaatatgtaaaatttttgcagtaaaatatccaaagaccactaggccagtgttatatattttgttcagttgagtacttacaatatcccaaatgtttccaactatttgtaaatcatgctTTTCATATACTGTAGGcctatcacaaatatgcagtgttttcaaccacataatgtttattttaagtttccgacgtttaaatacacataagtacaaacaaaacaatacatctagagtaaaataaaaaataaaaattgtaaaatacaCACAGATCAATcaacaatcgctccagcggcctcagTCAGCTCTCGCAACACTCGTTCCTGGTCTGCTTCATACtatagtaacgttaataatcgcatccatgaataCGATTTCTGAGTCGTATCTCAATTCTTTTTCaacggctgtgaggtgaagaccacatgttcCACACTCAAACTTgacatcatcaagctacgcctttgtttttaataggcgacctctagcagacagaaaaACTACATATTGCAATTATTTATGCTTGCTTTTCTACAATTAACGCATTAATGATGTAAATGGAAAAACAATATTAGATTAAAACataatgtattgtattaaacaTAATTTGTTTTGCTCACACTTTTTAAAGTAGAACTAAAAAGTTGAATTGTTTTggttcattatattttaaatccattttaattaaaaacagcAATGTATACTGTCTATAACTTTGTCAAGTCAATAACATAAACtatttgtcttattttgtgttgcatagttttctttaaaaaaaacaattaactgTACGTGATCCATTTTTCATGCACAAAGGTTAACACATAGATATATGTCAAAATACTTCAAAGGACACTGTGGCAAGCAGGGCGGGGCCAAGAGCCATTGGAATGGAGCAAGTCCAGTGACACGAGTGCTAATGAGCATCACTTCTGTGCCACACCAGCCTCGAGTGTCACGGATGAGATCTGGAAGGATAAAAGGTGGAatgacgacagtgaaggatgagagaggaccaggcctggacttttcTCTTCCTTCACTGTCATCACTCCTCCTCCTCTTATCCTCCTGGAGCTCCTCCAGAAGACTCCATtctcacggctctcagccccaCTCTGCTTGCCACAGACACAATTGCTGAAAGAGATATAATTTAAATGTTGACTTCAGACTTTTTGACTTAGAGACTTTagaaactttttttcttctatttttGTTTCTGTTCTTGTTGTTCCTCTTTCTTGTGGTGCTTGTTAACAGTTGGTGTCATTACTAAAGGTCAATAATCACTTGTAGAGTGAATCAACTATATTTTATTGAACTGCAACACGGgttcagtgttacttttactCTCTGTAGATTGAGACTATATGTACACTTAGCTGTGTTCATGTAACATGCGTTTAAAtcatttattgaaaataattggAGAAAAATGTTTTGGTCTTTAACTATGAACACACATTAAGAAATGTGAAATGCAACACATATGTGAGTTTTGTTGTCGTCTTACTGGGATCATACCaacaaacaaaatacaacaTATGCTGGTCCACCAGCTCAGTAACTAGAATCCTGTGCTCAACATACTTTATGCTGGTGATCAATTTTTCAGCAGGGCTGTCAGGGAGGGAATAGCAAGCACACCCCCAGCTCATTCTATAGCCAGGTATCAGAGGAAAGGCACACTCCAACTAAAGCAAAAGAGGAAGAGAGTATCATTTGGGAAAATCCAGCAATTACATTTTTCCTGAAAGTACTCTTTAGCTTGGTCCGTGTAACGATTCACAATTCAGTTTTCAGACTatacaatgcaaatgcaaaaatgaaaaatttaaaccaggcgttaatttttttgtttttgtttttcatgtacTTCTTTAATAGATGCTTTGCTAAATTATGACTTTGGAAACAatcatttgaataaatgaaATCTAACCGATTttctatttttccatttttttgtcttgtaatTTGCGTTGTGGGCTGTACATTATCACGGGGGTGTGGCCATGGACTACTGTCATTTCATTGATGTAACTGTTTTATTTACACTGCATGCATGTTGAGGAGTAGTTTAAAAGACTGAACACGAGGATGGCTTTTTCCACCTGAAGTgctatcatttttattattaatataagtGTGCTAAATATAAGGCAGTCCCAGACTGGCCATTGCAAGTAGCTGGGAAAAGTGAAATCCCGGTGGCCTGGCTGATGTAGCACATTGTCCAGCTTGTATTTACCTACTTATtcgtttttactttattttattaatataggCCTACATTATACCCTTGGTCAGGGGGTTCATTTTACATGGTAGGCTACAGTACAACCACGAGCAGACAGAGGGCAGCTCGAGCAGCAGTGCTTGCCAAGATCCTTTACGTCAATATATGAAAGATAAAAAGACTACCAAgcgaaaatatattttgtatatatacaaaaaaattgcataatttatttgtttttaattttgttagGTTTTTAGCTAttgtttttaatacaatatttatacagtaaaaatattttctttagcAGGCATTATTCGTTACCATGACAACCAGCTTGAGCTTCCACACTTCACATGCTTCTCGTTCACTAAAATGCCCTTAAATCAAGTTATTAACTGTACAGTAGAGGCAGTTTGCAGGAGATGAGGGGAATCTGATATATCTATATGCTGCAATTTAAGAGCactatgatttatttattttcaataaaagggggggggggggtggggggggggggaatgGCAAATATCCATTGATGATATAAccgaaaaacaagaaaaatgttttcatttttgcatttgcattgtatAGTCTGAAAACTGTGATTGTGAAAACTGAAAATTGTGAAGCGTTACATGGACCTTTAGCTGCATCCCAactcagaggctgcatccttcaaaggatttagcattaaattaaaacttaaaattatAATGTAAAGAAATAGCAGAAATGAACAGAAACCAGAGCATCTTTTAAAATGCAACTCTTAAGCATAGATGTTCATCTTCTTTGTAACACTGCCATCCATTTGCAAAGGTTATTGACATATCTGATAACTTGTgcttaaaatgttcttctttGTTCATAGAGCATATTTATAGCATTGCTCATCTTAGGCCCAGACAATGTGTTAAACTAATATTAGATGATTTGTCATAGCCATGTCATGCCATATAATTTGCAAACCTTTCACACCCACAACCACACAACCTTTAAATACAGGTTAGGTAAACAACTTACTAATTTTTGAGTATCTCAGCTGTATGTTTAATAGCAGGTAACTATAAAAACCATTcaaatgatcatatttttttgaaAGAGAATTACTGtttaacatacttttttttgctgtttgttttaaaaaataaccaTATTGCAAATGTTATTGTTACAATTCTAGGCTATTGTGATGTTAATTTTCACACCAATAATGATTTGACAGAAATGTTCTTATCTCACTGCAGATCATGGGGCACTACCAGACTTACCTTGTTGTTTTCTGGGCATTGCTTCTCATGACCATTTCTGGAGAGGATGACACAGGTGCATCAGAAGAGTGTGAGAATGTTCCCTTTGTTCCAGGGTACAATCTTGCTGGAGAGGGATTTGATGTTGTGACCATGGAGCGAAAAGGATCTTACGTGATCAATATGGAGAAATGGGATTTAGGAAATGGCACTTGCAAATTGCACAAAAATAGTTACATGAATGGAATAAAACAGAAGCTACCAGCAGCGGTTGTAGACTGGAGGACTTTGCCAAAGTGTTCAATGAAAGTCTCCAGTCAGATCTTTGAATCAAGTGAAGCACTGGTCAATGATTCCTCATCAGCACTCTCGGTCGGCTGGAAAGTAGGTTTAGATGTGAAGGCTGCTGGAGCTGCGGTCGGAAGCACTCATTCCAGGGAAGCAAAATTTGCAATGACAAAATCTAAAGAAGACAAATACAGTTTCACCAAACATGACGTTACATGCAGCTTTTACAGGTGAGAAAGCTGGGTAGTTTTTCCTCATAGAATGActatgaaaagaaatgaaatctTTGTAAATTGTAAATTGCTCCCTTTTTAATCCCAGGGATTCAAATGCATTAACTGTTTCTTTACAGATATCATGTAGCTGAAAAGCCTCCCCTTAATGCAGAGTTTCTTGAAGCAATCAAATCACTCCCTGCATCCTATGATCCAGACGCCTACCGCAACCTGATCACCACATATGGCACTCACTATATCAAAGATGTCAAGTTAGGGGGGCAAATGAAAGCCATAACAGCCATCAAAACCTGTCAGGCAACAGTGAGTGGGCTTACAGATACTGCAGTAAAAGACTGTTTGGACGTAGAAGCCTCTGGTTCATACAACATAGCAACTGTAAAGGTAGAGTCACATTTTTGTCAAGAACAGAAAAGGAAGATGGGCACAAATCAAAAGTTCAGCACCATGTTCAATGAGCGCCAGACAGAGATTATCGGAGGAAACATAAATGGAGAAGATCTTCTTTTTTCTGGTTCATCACACCCAAATTCTCTTAAGAACTGGCTTGAGTCTTTGAAGAGTCTCCCTGACATTGTGCACTACTCTCTGAAACCCCTCCATTTCTTACTGAGTACAAAACATCCTGCCAGGAAAGGACTAAAGAGAGCTGTTGAAAAATACATAATTGAAAATGCTCTCATGAAGGTTTGCTCTGAGCCTTGCAATATTGGCAGGAAGTGCAGTGCAAGAGACAGATGTGCTTGTGTTTGTGAAAGCAGTCAAATTATAAAGTCTAACTGTTGTCCAGTTGAAAAAGGACTTGCCACCCTGAAAGTTTACAGTCTCAGAGCTAAAGGTCTGTATGGAGATGTACATACTGAAACAGATGGTTATGTATTAGTTAAATATGGCACACAAATTAAGCGCACTGAGACTATTGATGATAATAACAATCCACGTTGGCCAGAAACATTTGAGTTTGGTCCTATTAAGATCAGCATGGCCAATAAACTAACCTTTGAAGTATATGATGCAGATAGTTACTGGAACAACGATCTCCTTGGTAAATGCTCTTTTGATCTTAGAAGTGGAGTTGTACATGACACTTGTGTTTTTAAATATGGTACCTTCTTTTTTACGTACGAAGTGAAATGTGCTCCCAGTCTACAAGGCCCACAGTGTAATGAACACAAACCTTCTCCAATGGCTGCCCCTCTGGCTGACATTTTCAGCTCAAGAAATGGGGTTCTGGTTAAAGACATGCCCAGACTTGAATCAGCTCACAATTTCACAATTAAATTCAAGAGCACTTATGGAAAATGGATAAAGCTGTAGGATTTTAGTAGGATCTTAAATCAGGCCTTATGTATTAAAGCCATATTCTTGCAAAGCTttctaataattttaaatgcttAAAATGCTTAAGTGTAAACTTTTctcaatacattttatttcagttacttgtctttgtatttcattttattaaagcATTCACAAAACCTGATCtgtgtgatttattttttgGAAGAAATATTCTTAAAACTAAGGCTGCTCGATTATGGCAAAAtcataagattattttgctcaatactgaaatcaaaattatttaacatgttaaataatgttacatgagttattttaaatgtcactgaaatttcacaattatcAATACTTCAGAAAAAAACTTAACAAAACAGTTACAGatgacaagtaaacagtcagcaATACAATCAGAACAAAGAACCtaaattacaaacaaaatagacaaaaaaaataaaacagaacaaaaatacaaatgaaattaataatgCTTTAGGTTTTTCAGGAAGATGAACTTAGTGATATTCAGATAATATCAAATGTAATAAAGTagtcaaatataaaataacactgcggatacattaaaatagactaatccttattaaaactgcagtttattcattcaagagcagtgagtgattttatctttgtcatttaaatatcaAGCACATCCCGAACCATTTCACCGAATGTGTGACATTTATATTCCCAGGACattgtatgtataaatatgcatgaaaattaactttaaaatattataatatataatattttattattaagcaAAGAGTCCTGAACattaatctaattaaaaatatataatttaaaacattattaaaaactacTGAGAACACTAAAATAGCATTTGTTACATGTCCCCACTATCTAAACCTTAACGTTAtcatgaaatataatcattaaaatctttcagaaatctttttttttttttttttggcattgtTGTGGGACTCCATATACGATCTATACTAAAAAgaaatttcataataaaatctttaacatgttatatataaaatacacattttagtCGTGTCCCCAGGTTTTCACTCAGTCCTGTTACCCTCACACATTGCCCCCTCTAAAAAACTTGGAACATGCCACAAGACACATTTTCAACAGGAAGTTGCATGATCTGGATCTTATGTAGACCATGAGAAGACCAAAAGTAAGTCctcttatttaattttttttatatttgatgaAATTATAACTATGACTGAGAAGGTCAATCTCAATGTAAATTCCTGTTACCTAAATTATTTCTTAGATGttatctatttaaaaaatatgaacttTAGGTAAGTCACTAGAATTTGTTTATCCTCATGCTATTAGCACGTGGCCATATGTCAtgtatttgatcattttttgcttaaaaactCAATCAAGTTACTTGTAGTCCTGTTACTCATATGAAACATAACAGGAGTGAGTAAAAGTAACAGGAGTGAGTAGAATCATCTGTTTTGTTGATTTAATAGTGTGAATTTTAGTTGATAAAATACTATTCAACAGTACCATGAgttttacatttgaatttacAATGTGAAGTTTTACAATGTGAATACCATACCACCACAAAGTGACTTAAACTTTTTGTCTTTGTATTTCTTATCTTTTGTAGAAGATGGAGAGAAACCATATCATGCAGGGGCCAGAAAGACCCACCCAAGGCCTACCCATTTTTGTCctctaaaaataaagttaaataataaataaagtttttggtccatcatttatttaattgttaaataaactaaattatttaaaaatgataaatttgGGGCTTCTGTCTTCTTTTAAAGGTCCAGTTCTTcttgatcccatgtttcaaactttagttagtgtgtaatgttgttgttagagtataaataaaatctgtaaaattttaaagctcaaagttcaatgccaagcaagattttattttatttaaacagaagtcgcctacatcgaacggccagtttggactacatgcctctacttccttctttaatgacgtcactaaaacagttttttgactaacctccgcccacatgaatacacaaaaaagggggcgtggtcttgttgcgctcccatgGAGAAGAGCAAGACTTGCGTTtgcagagtgtgtttgtcgccatgtcgtcgaaacgctgttattttcatcccgcagtccaatcacctttgtttggccttcccagggacgctgtacttagagatcaatggttacaatttatgtttaactcggttcccaaAAATTATAATGCACATATAAaacatctccacgttatggtaagaggcgtgacctttccgggcaaggtgcGCAGGAAGCTGCtatcgaatcacaacacaggaaccgctggcacaatcataactcgttacgtatttctgaaggagggacttcatagaacaaggaagtcatcagcccgtttttatgacagtggaaacagcggtatacattaaattatacagtaaattatgtgaaaaatactgtttttttacacgcgaaacatgaacacatgttatattgcacactataaacacaatgcttaaaaaaaaacacgaaaaacgggacctttaaatgaaaaaaattggAAAATGTGCATCCATTTTCTGCTTTAAAACCTTGTACCTTGTGTATTAGATTGACTAATACACATTTTGAATAGTTTTGgtacattttgaatgtattagATTCAGACTtgaaaaaagattaaaaacaaaGTTTAATTTTGAAGAGTTACAACAAGGAAATGTCACCCATTCAGTGGAATGGCCCTCCCACAGTTTAGCAACAGTAGAATGCATTTTACAGTACAACACTCACTTATTTGGCTGATTTGGATGTCAAGTTTGGGCTTTTAGGGAGGAACGAAAGTGCACCGCTGTAAAGGAAAGGAAGGCGCACGGGATGGAATGTGGCAGTGGCACATAATCATTTCATGTTAATTATCCTGTTTTCATAATCATTGGAAGCCAAAAACGAAAATCAATTACGGTACAGCCCTGCCTAAAACTGCTAAAACTGACAGCTGTTCTGCAAATGATCTATTACTAAAACCTTCTTCTGGAGGCATTCTAAGTGTTTtctttcattaaaggtgcccaagaatgctttttcacaagatgtaatataaatctatggtgtctcctgaatgtgtctgtgaagtttcagctcaaaataccccatagatttttttaaataaatttttttaactgcctatttttgggcatcattaacaatgcactgatttacactcgtcGCCGCCCCCTTAAATCGTGAGCTTTCTGCCACatgagctgtcgactatattacagagcatttacaaagttcacacagctaatataaccctcaaatggatctttacaagatgttcgtcatgcacgctgtatgcatgcttcgaattatgtgagtaaagtatttatttggatgttaaagttttattctgagtgaatttgaggctgtcctctgtggctaacggctaacactacactgttgggagagatttataaagaatgaagttgtgtttatgaattatacagactgcaagtgtttaaaaaataaaaatagcaacggctctcttgtctccgtgaatacagtaattaaCCGTTGGTAActgtaaccacatttaacagtacattagcaacatgctaacaaaacatttagaaagacaatttacaaatatcagtaaaaatatcatgctatcatggattatgtcagttattattgctccatctgccatttttcgctgttgtgcttgcttacctagtctaatgattcggctgtgtgcagctccagacgttaatactggctgcccttgtctaatgcctttcataatgttggtaACATCATGGGCTGGTATTATGCAAAttttggggcgtacaccccgactgctatgtaacagtcggtgttatgttgagattcgcctgttcttcagaggtcttttaaacaaatgagatttatataagaaggaggaaacaatggtgtttgagactcactgtatgtcatttccatgtactgaactcttgttccctttcgaaagggaacttcaactctgAGTTGATTGCGCTTTGGGGAACGTCACGTGACCCAGGTGTCCGAAAGCAACTATCCAAAAACTTCAatccctattggccggcgacagcctatgacatcaTACGGCGCGACCCGGAAGGATAAAGGGAGTGCCTGGAGAGACAGAAGACATATTTTCGTCTTTCGGTCCTGTTCTGTCTGATTACGACTATACCAACTCCGGTAGGGATTTTATTTGCCTTACTAACGTTCAAAAGGATGTGTTTATTCGTGTCCCCGGGTTTGACACTTATATTCACATTTTCTGGGCGTTTTTCTGTCTGGAGAGGAGCGAGCATACACAGTGCTTGAGGGCGATGTCTGTGTTTGTCTATTGTTTACTGTGAGCGTCTCCCTTTTCGGGACGCTCCGTTCTCGTTTGACACTCTTCCCGAGGGAAGAAGTGTCTGCGTCTGTGCCTTATGGTACTGGCCCCGTTTGCTGAGGCAGTACGGTAGCTGCGATCATAGGACTCGCAGATGAGTTCGTTGGGAAGTTTGAGAAagttgtctctctctttctcgacTTCCCTGCGACTGACTGGATGACGTTTCTGTTTGACGTCATCGCGTTCGGCGCGAGCGCTCCTCtggctgttgtgtgtgtgtggagctgctgtgtgtttgggACGCGCTTCTCGGCGGGCTGCAGCTGCCGTGAGAGCGCGTTAAGAAGGGGGCCGCGCGCGGATGGCTCGACGAGCGGTTCCTTTCTGTCCATTACTGCAGCGGCTTCCATGACTTTCCATTCCCTTCTGATCTACTCGTTTGAGATCGGGAGGGCATGGAAAAACCCCTAGCCGTCCAGATTTGTATCTGAACCCAGACAGACGGGAGGAGGAAGAAGCAGGAGTGAGGTGGGTGATCGATTGTAAACACCGTTGCATTTGTAATCGATTTCCCAGCTACTTAGGGCGATTTATATCTACCCTCTCCTCTTCTTCCGCCtcctgtgtatatatgtatgtttattgcatgtgtatatgtatataaacatATTCATGCTCAGATGCTTCTTATGGTCAAACTGATGGCTGGGCCCATAGTGATTATTCATGTCAGCCcgctgtttctgtttgatagtaagaggatcttttaggcttaaaagaGCCTTGGATTC from Chanodichthys erythropterus isolate Z2021 chromosome 15, ASM2448905v1, whole genome shotgun sequence harbors:
- the LOC137001998 gene encoding perforin-1-like, translated to MGHYQTYLVVFWALLLMTISGEDDTGASEECENVPFVPGYNLAGEGFDVVTMERKGSYVINMEKWDLGNGTCKLHKNSYMNGIKQKLPAAVVDWRTLPKCSMKVSSQIFESSEALVNDSSSALSVGWKVGLDVKAAGAAVGSTHSREAKFAMTKSKEDKYSFTKHDVTCSFYRYHVAEKPPLNAEFLEAIKSLPASYDPDAYRNLITTYGTHYIKDVKLGGQMKAITAIKTCQATVSGLTDTAVKDCLDVEASGSYNIATVKVESHFCQEQKRKMGTNQKFSTMFNERQTEIIGGNINGEDLLFSGSSHPNSLKNWLESLKSLPDIVHYSLKPLHFLLSTKHPARKGLKRAVEKYIIENALMKVCSEPCNIGRKCSARDRCACVCESSQIIKSNCCPVEKGLATLKVYSLRAKGLYGDVHTETDGYVLVKYGTQIKRTETIDDNNNPRWPETFEFGPIKISMANKLTFEVYDADSYWNNDLLGKCSFDLRSGVVHDTCVFKYGTFFFTYEVKCAPSLQGPQCNEHKPSPMAAPLADIFSSRNGVLVKDMPRLESAHNFTIKFKSTYGKWIKL